Proteins found in one Elusimicrobium sp. genomic segment:
- the galE gene encoding UDP-glucose 4-epimerase GalE, translated as MKNILVIGGAGYIGSHTVKMLAAKGYNPVVFDNLSKGHREAVSAYPFEEGDLGDKARLAEVFQKHHIDAVMHFAAFIEVGESVKEPSKYYHNNVSKVLNLLDSMVENNVKYFVFSSTAATFGEPVKEKIDETHPQLPINPYGNTKLMVEKMLADFDEAYGLKSTALRYFNASGADDSGEIGESHDPESHLIPIVLQAAAGKRPSIKMFGDDYPTPDGTCVRDYVHVNDLARAHILALEKMFKDNTSERFNLGSGNGYSVAELVKEAKHITGIDFKVEVAPRRAGDPAVLVADSTKAQTVLGWKPEYNLTRIIETAWKWEQNRKY; from the coding sequence ATGAAAAATATTTTAGTTATCGGCGGCGCGGGATACATCGGTTCCCACACCGTAAAAATGTTAGCCGCAAAAGGGTACAACCCTGTTGTATTTGACAACCTTTCCAAAGGCCATCGCGAGGCCGTATCCGCCTATCCTTTTGAAGAAGGAGATTTAGGCGACAAAGCACGCCTGGCGGAAGTGTTCCAAAAACATCATATTGATGCCGTGATGCACTTTGCGGCCTTTATTGAAGTAGGCGAAAGCGTGAAGGAACCCTCCAAATACTATCATAACAATGTTTCCAAGGTGCTCAATTTGCTCGATTCCATGGTGGAAAACAATGTGAAGTATTTTGTATTTTCTTCCACGGCGGCTACTTTCGGGGAACCGGTTAAAGAAAAGATAGATGAAACCCACCCGCAACTTCCCATCAACCCCTATGGGAACACCAAACTGATGGTAGAAAAAATGCTCGCAGATTTTGACGAAGCCTACGGCCTAAAATCTACCGCACTGCGTTACTTTAATGCCAGCGGTGCCGACGACAGCGGAGAAATCGGCGAATCGCACGACCCCGAATCGCACCTGATTCCCATTGTGTTGCAAGCCGCTGCCGGCAAACGCCCCAGCATTAAAATGTTCGGGGACGATTACCCCACCCCGGACGGCACCTGTGTGCGTGATTATGTGCATGTAAACGATTTGGCCCGCGCCCATATTTTGGCCCTGGAAAAAATGTTTAAGGATAACACCAGCGAACGCTTCAACCTCGGTAGCGGCAACGGATACAGCGTTGCGGAACTGGTAAAAGAAGCCAAACACATTACGGGTATTGATTTCAAAGTGGAAGTAGCCCCCCGCCGCGCAGGAGACCCCGCCGTGTTGGTGGCAGACAGCACAAAAGCCCAAACGGTACTGGGTTGGAAACCCGAATACAACCTCACCCGCATCATTGAAACGGCGTGGAAATGGGAACAAAACCGCAAGTATTAA
- a CDS encoding galactokinase encodes MNQLSLRSKFNEVFKKEKLYFFAPGRVNLIGEHTDYNGGHVFPCALSFGTHCVFCKRDDKKIHLHSLNFPEKGIIETDLDNISYSKEQDWANYPLGVIKTLQNHGYNINQGFELMFWGDIPNGAGLSSSASIELATAVAMNEVFSLCIPQVELVKFCQEAENKFVGMNCGIMDQFAIGMGKEGHAILLDCNTLDYEYAPLDLKGLSIVIMNTNKRRELADSKYNERRGECERALQALQTRLNIKSLGELSSAEFEANKHLIENPVEQKRAKHAVYENERTLQAVQKLKEGDVETFGKLMNASHKSLQEDYEVTGKELDALVEAAWAQQGVLGARMTGAGFGGCAIALVKDPHVKNFIDRVGQTYLDKTGLKADFYIASIGGPARKMEKMY; translated from the coding sequence ATGAATCAATTATCTTTAAGAAGTAAATTTAACGAAGTTTTCAAAAAGGAAAAATTATACTTTTTCGCGCCCGGACGCGTAAACTTAATCGGTGAACATACCGACTACAACGGCGGTCATGTATTTCCATGTGCGCTTTCGTTCGGTACGCATTGTGTTTTCTGCAAACGCGATGACAAAAAAATTCACCTACACTCCTTAAATTTTCCCGAAAAAGGAATCATTGAAACCGATTTGGACAATATTTCCTATTCCAAAGAACAGGATTGGGCCAATTACCCTTTAGGCGTCATCAAAACCCTGCAAAACCACGGCTACAACATTAACCAAGGCTTTGAACTTATGTTTTGGGGCGATATCCCCAACGGGGCGGGGCTGTCTTCTTCCGCGTCCATAGAACTGGCCACCGCCGTAGCTATGAACGAAGTTTTCTCTCTTTGTATTCCGCAGGTGGAACTGGTAAAGTTCTGCCAAGAAGCCGAAAATAAATTTGTAGGCATGAATTGCGGTATTATGGATCAATTTGCTATCGGCATGGGCAAAGAAGGCCATGCCATTTTGCTGGATTGCAACACGCTTGATTACGAATATGCCCCTTTGGACTTAAAAGGCTTATCCATCGTTATCATGAACACCAACAAACGCCGAGAACTTGCCGATTCCAAATACAACGAAAGACGCGGCGAGTGCGAACGCGCCTTGCAAGCCCTGCAAACCCGATTAAACATCAAATCATTGGGAGAACTTTCTTCCGCCGAATTTGAAGCCAACAAACATTTAATCGAAAACCCCGTAGAACAAAAACGCGCCAAACACGCTGTGTACGAAAACGAACGGACACTGCAAGCCGTGCAAAAACTTAAAGAAGGCGATGTGGAAACTTTCGGCAAACTGATGAACGCCTCGCATAAGTCTCTGCAGGAAGATTACGAAGTAACGGGTAAGGAACTTGATGCCTTGGTGGAAGCCGCTTGGGCACAGCAAGGCGTACTCGGGGCGCGCATGACGGGGGCCGGCTTCGGCGGTTGTGCCATTGCGCTTGTAAAAGACCCTCATGTAAAAAACTTTATCGACCGTGTCGGGCAAACCTACCTGGATAAAACCGGCTTAAAGGCAGATTTTTACATTGCTTCCATCGGCGGCCCGGCCCGCAAAATGGAAAAAATGTATTAA